A genomic window from Populus nigra chromosome 7, ddPopNigr1.1, whole genome shotgun sequence includes:
- the LOC133698922 gene encoding uncharacterized protein LOC133698922 — MAIVTGFPKQFSGLVCPRNYKLSFGTQRCNEVKFSDYGAVRLECRRNPRGELRYVPAKLSCNKHVLYAGRGPYQLSHEDDLPQKPFWLSFIKEAIGAWKALFVFLAEQPSQLKYIEWPGFQSTLRTAMLTLVLVALLIVALSSVDSVLCYVLALLLRRTP; from the exons ATGGCCATTGTTACTGGGTTCCCGAAACAATTTTCAG GTTTGGTTTGTCCTCGTAACTATAAACTATCATTTGGGACTCAGAGATGTAATGAAGTCAAATTTAGTGATTATGGTGCTGTTCGGCTGGAATGTAGAAGG AATCCCAGAGGAGAACTTCGATATGTTCCTGCCAAGCTGTCTTGCAATAAGCATGTTCTGTATGCAGGAAGAGGTCCTTACCAATTGAGCCATGAAGATGACTTGCCCCAAAAGCCCTTTTGGCTAAGTTTTATTAAGGAAGCCATCGG gGCTTGGAAAGCTTTGTTTGTATTTCTGGCTGAGCAACCCAGTCAGCTGAAGTACATAGAGTGGCCAGGTTTCCAGAGCACG CTGAGAACTGCTATGCTCACTCTTGTTCTTGTTGCGCTGCTGATTGTTGCCCTATCTTCAGTTGACTCTGTTCTATGCTACGTGTTAGCTTTGCTTCTAAGGAGAACCCCTTGA
- the LOC133699174 gene encoding transportin-1-like, translating to MEAPAAAAWQPQEEGFKEICGLLEHQISPTSTADKSQIWQQLQHFSQFPDFNNYLAFIFSRAEGKSVEIRQAAGLLLKNNLRNAYKTMTPDNQQYIKSELLPCLGAADRHIRSTAGTIISVFVQLGGILGWPELLQAVITCLDSNDLNHMEGAMDALSKICEDIPQVLDSDVPGLSERPIKIFLPRLYQFFQSPHPSLRKLALGSVNQYIMLMPAALYASMNQYLQGLFALANDQAAEVRKLVCAAFVQLIEVRPSFLEPHLRSVAEYILQVNKDGDDEVALEACEFWSAYCDAQLPPENLREFLPRLIPVLLSNMAYADDDESLAEAEEDESLPDRDQDLKPRFHTSRFHGSDSVEDDDDDIVNVWNLRKCSAAALDILSNVFGDEILPTLMPVVQAKLSASGDESWKDREAAVLALGAVAEGCINGLYPNLSQMVGFLLPLLDDKFPLIRSISCWTISRFSKYVVQESGHQKGYEQFDKVLMGLLRRILDTNKRVQEAACSALATLEEEAAEELAPRLEIILQHLVCAFGKYQRRNLRIVYDAIGTLADAVGAELNQPAYLEILMPPLIAKWQQLSNSDKDLFPLLECFTSLAKALGAGFSQFAEPVFQRCTAIIHSQQLAKADPVAAGFLYDKEFIVCSLDLLSGLAEGLGSGIESLVSQSNLRDLLLQCCMDDAYDVRQSAFALLGDLARVCTVHLGPRLPEFLDVAVKQLNTPKLKETISVANNACWAIGELAVKVRQEISPIVMTVMSCLVPILQHSEELNNKSLTENSAITLGRLAWVCPELVSPHMEHFMQSWCIALSMIHDDIEKEDAFRGLCAMVRTNPSGALSSLVFMCKAIASWHEIRSAELHNEVCQVLHGYKQMLRNGAWDQYMSALEPPVKEKLLKYQV from the exons ATGGAGGCACCAGCGGCGGCGGCGTGGCAGCCACAGGAAGAAGGGTTCAAGGAGATCTGTGGATTATTAGAGCATCAAATTTCACCAACTTCAACCGCTGATAAGTCTCAGATTTGGCAACAATTACAGCACTTCTCTCAATTCCCCGATTTTAATAATTACCTCGCTTTCATTTTCTCTCGAGCCGAG GGGAAATCGGTGGAGATAAGGCAGGCGGCAGGtttattgttgaaaaataaCCTAAGAAATGCTTATAAAACTATGACGCCTGACAATCAACAATATATAAAATCGGAGTTGTTGCCGTGTTTAGGAGCAGCGGATAGGCATATAAGGTCGACGGCAGGGACGATTATTAGTGTTTTTGTTCAACTAGGAGGGATTTTGGGATGGCCGGAGTTGTTGCAAGCTGTCATTACTTGTTTGGATAGCAATGATCTTAATCACATGGAAGGCGCTATGGATGCTCTGTCCAAG ATTTGTGAGGATATTCCGCAAGTTTTGGATTCGGACGTGCCTGGGTTGTCTGAACGACCTATCAAGATTTTTCTTCCTCGATTATATCAG TTTTTCCAGTCACCTCATCCTTCACTGAGAAAGCTGGCATTGGGTTCTGTAAATCAATACATTATGTTAATGCCTGCT GCTCTATATGCATCCATGAATCAGTACCTTCAAGGTTTGTTTGCTCTTGCTAATGACCAGGCTGCAGAAGTGCGAAAATTG GTTTGTGCAGCTTTTGTACAGCTAATTGAGGTCCGACCATCTTTCTTGGAG CCACATTTGAGGAGTGTAGCTGAATATATCTTGCAAGTCAACAAGGATGGTGATGATGAAGTGGCTCTTGAAGCCTGTGAATTCTG GTCTGCATACTGTGATGCTCAGTTACCTCCTGAGAATTTAAGAGAATTCTTGCCACGTCTGATTCCG GTTTTGCTGTCAAATATGGCTTATGCTGATGATGATGAGTCGCTCGCTGAGGCTGAG GAAGATGAGTCTCTCCCAGACCGGGATCAG GATCTGAAACCTCGGTTTCATACATCACGATTTCATGGATCAGATAGCGTGGAAGATGAT GATGATGACATAGTGAATGTGTGGAATTTAAGAAAATGCAGTGCAGCAGCTCTTGATATTCTCTCAAATGTGTTTGGAGACGAGATTCTTCCAACGTTGATGCCTGTTGTTCAG GCTAAGCTGTCTGCTAGTGGTGATGAATCCTGGAAAGACAGAGAAGCAGCTGTTTTGGCTCTTGGTGCTGTCGCTGAGGGTTGCATAAATGGTCTTTATCCTAATTTATCCCAG ATGGtgggttttcttcttcctctattAGATGATAAATTTCCCCTCATACGGAGCATTTCCTGTTGGACAATTTCGCGATTCAGCAAATATGTTGTTCAG GAAAGTGGCCACCAGAAAGGCTACGAACAGTTTGACAAAGTTCTTATGGGTCTTCTACGAAGAATATTGGATACTAACAAGCGTGTGCAAGAGGCTGCTTGCTCAGCTCTTGCAACACTAGAAGAG GAGGCTGCTGAAGAGTTGGCACCACGattagaaattattttacaGCACCTTGTGTGTGCTTTTGGGAAATATCAG AGAAGGAACCTTAGAATTGTATATGATGCTATTGGAACTCTAGCAGATGCTGTTGGAGCAGAACTGAATCAG CCTGCTTATCTTGAAATTTTGATGCCACCATTAATTGCAAAGTGGCAGCAGCTTTCAAACTCAGACAAAGATCTCTTTCCCCTGCTGGAGTGCTTTACATCCTTAGCAAAG gCATTGGGTGCAGGATTCTCTCAATTTGCAGAACCTGTGTTTCAGAGGTGCACAGCCATAATCCATAGCCAACAGTTAGCAAAG GCTGATCCTGTTGCAGCTGGGTTTCTGTATGATAAAGAATTCATCGTGTGCTCTCTAGATCTTCTCTCTGGACTTGCTGAGGGTCTTGGTAGCGGGATAGAAAGTTTG GTTTCACAAAGTAATTTGAGGGACCTCCTCCTGCAATGTTGCATGGATGATGCTTATGATGTTCGACAAAGTGCTTTTGCACTCCTTGGGGACCTTGCAAGA GTATGTACTGTTCATTTGGGCCCCCGATTGCCTGAATTTCTTGATGTTGCAGTCAAACAACTG AACACTCCTAAACTGAAGGAAACCATTTCAGTAGCAAATAATGCCTGTTGGGCTATTGGAGAATTAGCAGTTAAG GTTCGTCAAGAAATTTCTCCTATTGTTATGACTGTCATGTCATGCTTGGTTCCAATCCTTCAACATTCAGAG GAACTGAACAACAAGTCACTCACAGAAAATAGTGCAATCACACTTGGGAGACTTGCATGGGTTTGTCCTGAGCTTGTATCACCACATATGGAGCATTTCATGCAATCATGGTGCATTGCTCTGTCAAT GATACATGATGATATTGAGAAGGAGGATGCCTTCCGAGGTCTATGTGCAATG GTCAGAACAAATCCTTCTGGAGCTCTAAGTTCGCTTGTTTTCATGTGCAAAGCGATCGCAAGTTGGCAT GAAATAAGAAGTGCAGAGCTACACAATGAAGTTTGCCAGGTGTTGCATGGTTATAAACAG ATGCTCAGGAATGGAGCATGGGACCAGTACATGTCTGCTTTGGAGCCCCCAGTGAAGGAGaagttattaaaatatcaagtaTGA